The genomic region ACATTCAGCTCTGCTCCCCAACCAAAGCCTTTAGCAAAGGGCAGTGAAAGGGCATTACCGTTATTAATCTGGGCGAAGAGAAACGCATCGGCCGGGTCAATACAATATCCGCAGACTACCCCCGGATGTATATTGAGCGACAGTAATGCTCCCTGGCCCGTGCCACAACCCGTAATAACAAAATCTATCGCCCTGGCATTGAGTAAGATACTGGCCATAATGCCGAGATGGATGTAGGTCAGATGATGATCCTGCTCATCGCTCATGCCAACGTTAAATACGGCATCGCCATTCTCTTTCGCCACAGCGTTTAGCTGTTCCAGTACCAGCGCATTTTTCCCTGCCTGGCTGTTTTCCATCATTAAAGCAATATTCATGTTGTCTCCTGCATTGGACATTGAGTTTTTAACAGAGTGGAATCAGCGGGCAAGCCAGCCGCCATCTACCGCAAGGGTAAAGCCGTTTATATAGTCAGACGCTTTCGATGCCAGGAATACCGCCGGGCCAGCCAAATCGTCAGGCTGCCCCCAGCGTCCGGCAGGAATGCGGGAAACAATTTCTTCACGTCGTGTTTCATCTTTACGCAGCATTTCGGTGTTATTGGTGCTGAAGTATCCCGGAGCCAGTGTGTTGACATTGATATTGTATCTGGCCCATTCGTTGGCCAGTTCCCGCGTCAGCCCGATGAGCGCGCTTTTTGACGCTGTGTAGGAAGGCACCCGAATACCTCCCTGAAAGGAAAGCATGGAGGCGATATTGATGATTTTCCCTCCCTTTCCCTGGGCAATAAACTGCCGTGCAACCCACTGTGATAAGAAGAACACGGTCTTGATGTTAACGTTCATCACATCATCCCAGTCCTGCTCATTGAAATTCACAGCATCTTCACGGCGAATGAGGCCGGCATTGTTAACCAGAATATCAATGTGTCCCATTTCTTTGACTGCATGTTCCAGCATTGCGGGCAATGCATTCTGTTGTAGCAGATTGGCTTTAAGACTCAGAAATTGTCGTCCCATTGCAGTGATTTGTGCCGCGGTGTCTACAGGATCGCTGCGGTTAAGCGCCACAATGTCACAGCCAGCCTGTGCCAGACCTGTTGCCATACTTTTCCCTAAACCGGTATTGCATCCGGTGACGATAGCCACCTTTCCGTGAAGAGAAAAATCATTCAGGATCATGCGGTTCCCTTATTCACAGATACGCGTGGAGATATTCTACCAGGCAGAGGATCGCCATCGCCTGACCGTAAGGCATTGAGGTAAGAGGTATCTGCCGATAGAATTCAAGATCTTTACCCATTCCTGTGCCAAAGGAGACCTGCGTCAGCTCGCCGTCCTGATTAATACGTGAAATCAGCCCCTTCAGTGCTTTTTCAGCAACAGTGACATAATGCGGATCGGCATAATGGCACCGTGCAGCTTTCAGCATGCCGAAAGCAAATCCTGCCGTGGCTGAGGCTTCAAGATAGGAGTTGGGATCGTCAAGCAGCGTGTGCCAAAGACCGCTTTGATCCTGGCATTTTTCCAGCGCGGCCAGCTGGCAGTCCAGTACCTGCTGGAGAAAACGGCGGGTGGCATCTTTTTCCGGCAGACTGAGCAGTTCAAGAAATTCGGGAATGACAATGGTGAGCCAGCTATTGCCGCGTGCCCAACGGGCGCGGGCAAAATTGTGATGTCCGTCGAAAGTCCAGCCGTGAAACCATAACCCGGTTTCCCGGTCCATTAAATGTTGGGTGTGAAGCAAAAACTGATATTTTGCTTCTTCGATGTAATGCGGGCGGTTTAACAGTTTGCCAATTTTTGCCAGCGGCAACACGGTCATCATCAGTGTGTCATCCCACAGCTGTTGGTGATTCTCTTCTGCCAGAGTGATGTGCTGTAAACCTTCCAGATCCGTTCGTGGCATGGCGTGCATGATCCAGTCAGCCCAGCTTTCCAGATAAGGTAGCCAACGAGGATCGCGGGTTTCTTCATAGCGACAGGCCAGCGTCAGGAACGGGCAAACCGTGTTGACGTTGCGGGTCGTTGAGCCTTCTCTGAATCTGTCCGTAAACCAGCTATCGATAATTTGCCGTAAACGGTCATCGCCAGTGTGCTGATAATACTGATAGATACCATACAGACCGATACCGTGGGTCCACTCCCAGCCAGCCCATCCCTTGGTATCGATGACCCTGCCGTCGTCGAGCCGCAGCAAAAATTCACCAGTTTCATCGGTAATGTTGACCAGATTATCCACCAGTTTATGAATAAGTTGATGCAGCTCCCCCCTTTCGATAAACCGTTCTGGCTGCCGTAGCAGCGGACTGTGTTTTACCGGATATACCACCATTACGCACTATCCTCTAAATCGACTAAAGTTGGCCTGGACGAGAAATGTCGTCGCTGGCGTTAATCTCTGTTTCCCTGTCCACGCTGGCACACAGCTTTTTCGCTGCTGGTTTATGGCGGTTGAGGAACCCAATATTGTTGTTTCCCCATAGCGACTCATAGGGCATGCCGGTAAGCATCTCTACGGTTGCGCGTGCCTGAGGGTTAATTTCATTTGGGAGAATGTTGCCTGCCACCCGCATTTTTTCTGTTTCCTTGCGAAGAACCTGATGCGTTTGAAGGTTTAATTTAAAGCGTGTAGAGATAAGGAAACCTGCCAGTAAAACCAGCACCGTACCGCCACACAGAAGCGCCAGAATGGTATGGCTGACCGTTGTGCTCTGTTCACTTTGACCCGCGACAAAGCCCGACAGCTGCATCACGATCCCTACCAGCATGACGGCCCCCGCCTGGGAGGCTTTGCGCGTGAGTGTCATAACGCCAGCGAATATGCCTTCACGGCGCTGTCCGGTAATCACTTCGTCAACGTCTGATATGTAGGTGTAGATATTCCACGGGACATAGTTAATACCGCCCCGTCCAAGGCCAGCAATGGCTGAAATTAACAGCAACAGCGAAAACACATCACTCAGCCCTGCGTAATACAAAACACCGTACGACACTGCGCTAAGGCCAAACAGTACGACAACAATGCGATAAGAAGGTGCGGGACCGAAACGAATACAAAGCGGGATCATGCCGATGACGGCAACGAATTGTAGGATAGCCATAGTCCCCATCAAATTAGAGGCAACGGTGGCACTTTGCATGAGTACAAATACGACGTAGTAGGTAAATACGGCATTGAAGACGTCCTGGGCAATATAGCCACCCAGATACATCCCCAGATGCTGGCGGAAGATACGAATACGTAATGTGGACAACAGATCGATCTTAAGTCGATGTAAGCTCTGACCCAGCGTCATCTTTTGCTGCTCATCAGCCAGTGCAGCTGCTGATTTTTTCTCCGCTGGCCGTTCCCAGGTAAACAGATAAACCAGGGTCAGGACCAGAGCACATATAAATGAAAACACCAGGCTGGAGTAGAAGAAGGACTGGGCATTATCCTTGCCGAAATAGCTCAACAGAATGCCGGGTAAAAATGCGGCCAGAATAGCGGAAAGCTGCGCCAGTGCAATGCGCGCCCCGGAAAACTTTGTTTTTTCCTTAAAATCATCGGTCATCTCCGGTACTAACGTTTCGTAAGGTACCAGAATTGAGGTGTAGACAACTTCAAAGAACAGATAGGTCAGCAGGTAATAGACATAGGTCATATTACCCAGCCACATCAGGCTATAGCTAAATACCAGTGGGATACCGATAAGGATAAAAAATTTACGGCGGCCAAAACGTTTTCCGGGGCGTGTGGCGCCAAAATGATCGGTCAGATAGCCCATTAGTGGGCTGGCAACACCATCCACGAGACGCGCCATGGCAAAAATGGACGTTGCCTGAATAGGGCTTAAACCGCAAAAAGTGGTATAGAAATACAGCAGCCATGCGGATGTGAGTGCCATTGTGCCTGCACCGAGGAAATCTCCCGATCCATAAGCCAGATAGTTGAGCATTCCAGGTTTACGTGTCGTCATAGTATTCATCCTGATTAACCTACCTACACGCCCGGCGATATGTCGGGATAAGTGGCTAAAGTAGAAGGATGACAAAGGGAAAACCTTTGCGATTTTGCCAACCGCAGGTGAGTGATGACGGCAGAAGAAAGAAAATAGCGGGCGGCTTCACTAATTCAATAAAAATGACGTTTCATTTTTATTGAATTGCTCTCTCAAATCATTCATCCCTGTACATTGCTATAATTTTGTCGTTAAAAATTTTTATCGTGTTCTTAATCAACGTTTCTGAAAACAATCATCCTATAGTTCGAATGTATATAACCTTCTGAGAGGAATGAAAGATGAAAGCTGCGGTGGTAAATAAAGATCATTCTATCGACGTGATTGACAAGCAACTTCGGGCGCTGGCGCACGGCGAGGCGCTGCTTAAAATGGAGTGTTGCGGTGTCTGTCACACTGATTTGCACGTTAAAAATGGCGATTTCGGCGATCGTACCGGCGTTATACTGGGGCATGAGGGGATTGGTGTGGTCAAAGAGGTCGGTCCAGGTGTCACCTCTCTGAAGGCGGGCGACCGCGCCAGCGTTGCCTGGTTTTACCAGGGATGTGGGCATTGTGAATATTGCACCAGCGGTAATGAAACCTTATGCCGTGATGTGAAAAACGCCGGATTTACCGTTGACGGTGGGATGGCTGAAGAGTGTATTGTCATGGCGGATTATGCGGTTAAAGTTCCCGATGGTCTTGACTCCGTAGCGGCGAGCAGCGTGACCTGTGCTGGTGTTACCACTTACAAAGCAGTCAAAGTTTCCGGTATCCAGCCCGGCAAATGGATCGCGATTTATGGTTTAGGTGGTCTGGGTAATCTGGCTTTGCAGTACGCCAAAAACGTTTTCAATGCCAAAGTGATCGCCATTGATGTTAATGACGCTCAGTTGCGGTTTGCCCATGAAATGGGAGCCGATCTGCTAATAAATCCTGCTAAAGAAGATGCAGCGAAAGTGATTCAGGAGAAAACGGGCGGCGCGCACGCTTCTGTGGTAACGGCGGTTGCGAAAACAGCATTTAATTCTGCTGTTGACGCAATGCGTGCGGGGGGGCGTGTGGTTGCGGTAGGGTTACCGCCCGAATCCATGAGCCTGAATATTCCACGGCTGGTACTGGATGGTATTCAGGTTGTTGGCTCTCTGGTCGGAACGAGAGAAGATCTGGCGGAAGCCTTTCAATTTGCCGCTGAAGGTAAAGTCGTACCGAAAGTCACCCGACGCCCGATTGAAGACATTAATACGATTTTCGATGAGATGCTGGAAGGAAAAATTAAAGGTCGTATGGTGATTGATTTCGCTATGAAATAACAGGGCAGGTGAGCAGGGTTACCATGCTGTTTGAAAACGGGCGAGCCATCGCCCTTTTTTCTGCTATCAGTTATGCAGTCACCAGCAAAACGACATTTTCAGGCACTCATAAAAAAGCTGGAATGAGCTGGTGCTTCAGGTTCAAGACGATAGTAAAAATTAAGCCATAACAGTGAGGCCAGCCAATCCGTATTGTCTAACATGATCCTATCCTTACAACTTTCATCGACAGAGTAAATGTATCTGCAAAAGTAAAAATCGCCATTTATCCGCCATTTTTCTTAATATTGTTATCCTGTTGCTCCGTTATTGTGTGCAGTCTGAACGATGCTTATCGTATGATAAATATGAGATTATCTTCAATTATGTCTGTTTTTCAGAGGCGGATTTTGCATCCGTTTTTTTACTGGCGATTTTAACGATGGCAATTGCAAAAGCTTCGCACAGTGAGTCTGGTACCGCTGATATGGCGCCAAAGTACAGCAGACAATTTCCCTGTATGGTGCGGAAATTGAGCTTTATCCCCGCCGAATTTGGCACTGACGATAAGGTTATTGAAGTTAATCCGCAGGAAAAAGCCAGCGGGATGAACATTTGTTGATACAGGGCTGAATCTTTGCGAGTAGCCTTGCAACGCGTAATTGATACTGTAAGCCATACCCAATATTGCGCTATTGTACCCGAAGAAGTTGGTGAAGAAACCGCTGTATTATGACGTCAGCTCAGGCAGCTGAAAGATACGATCTGCGCGCATCTTTCCCTGTTAAATAGCTGCGCCTAATACCGCTACACCTGCCGTTTACTGATGGGGGTATGTTGCGTATGGGCAACACATCTCAATCCCGATATAGCACGGTCAGACAAAGAAAACAGCTCTGATGCCTTGCACTGCATGGACAGGCCAAAAGTGGAGCACTATTCCGCGCCGCTATTTAATCAGACCCGGAAAATTGTGGATTCTGCTACTGGTAATGAATTGCTATACTCTGATGTATCCAAAAGAAGTGATGAATGTTTAACCCGAATAGTTTTAAATACTGGAAGGCAAAAGTGTATCCCTGCACAGCATCAATGACGGGTATCAACGTGAATGACCTGGAATGTTATTAACGTTGAGTTAACTTTCTGGCAGCTAAATAGCTTTGCACCAGAGCACCAGGCTTGTTGAAGAGGCTTTACTTACCAGTATAATGCGAAGTGTAAATAGTACGAATTCATTGCCCTGCATAGTCAATCTTTAATGAGTGAGCAGATTTTGACGCAGTAAAAAAGGAAATGATACAGACGGGCATGATAAATAAATGTTAACTCTAATGTTATTTTTACAGAGGGAGGTGTTTTTATAAGAAAATTTATTTTGGGAGTCTTTAATACTAAATATTAACTGCATCTCGAATTATTAGAGTTATGCGCTCTCTTAATATCGGGTGTTTTAGTGTTATTCTTACCTTATGAGTCGTTGAATTAGTTGAAATCTCAATTTTATCAAGCTAACCTACGACTAAAAATGACGATTATTCACTGATAGATATATATCTTTGATGATGATCATTATGAAAAAGGACATTTTCATAATGCCCGGTTTGAAGTTGCCAGGTAAAAGGACTATTTTATGGCTATATTTCATGCATCTAATTCAGTAGATCGAAAAGTTTTAAAAATATCGATAAAAAGTGAGAACTGCTATTATGCTTCAGGGCTCATGTTTTTAATAAAAGAGCTTAATGATGAAATGGATAACGTCTCGCCATGTATCATTGCAGATGATGTTGTAGAGAATAAAAATGATATGGAGAATATTATTGTACGGGACGCAATGATTAGTATTAATCTTAGAAGAAATAAAAGATACTGGAAAAACGATACGAATACTGAATGCCTGACAGCCATCCACATTCCTTTTATTTGTCGGCAGAATGCTGTACCAGAAATTATAGCAAAACTAAAGAAGATACTGATTATAGCCAGCATGGGTTACTCTTCTTTATCCTGCCCTGAATACTATGAAATGATAGGTTTAAAAAAATTTAAACAACTGTCTTTAACAGAATGCAAAATACTACTTTTAGTGGGTAAAGGTTATAATATCGGGTATATATCCCGCGTATTGAATCGTTCAGAAAAAACCATAAGTAACCACTGTCGTAACTCTATTAGAAAATTGGGTATGCTTAATCGAATTGAATTTTACAAATATGCTTCTTTTATCGCACGTTGTAATTACAAAGAACGTGGCATATTATGTTTATAAGGCCAGTGGCATGTCAGTTCATCAATTCAGTACCAGAAAAACTGACATGCTTTTTTTATGAAGGTTATGATGAAATATTCATGGGTGAAATTTCCGGGTCAAAGCTGTTAATTAACTGTACGTAATGTTTTCGTTGGTATTCGGTGAAATTCTTTTCAGCGTTGAGTGTAAAGATAATAACTTTTCTTCGCGTACTATTTATTTCTGGATGATAAGGCAGTGCTACCATGGTTTGCACCTGCTTCATCATCTTGCCGTCCAAATAGAAACTGTTTGCTATCTGCACAACAGGCAGTTTTGCCGGGCCAATTTCACTGGTCAATTGCTTTCCTTCCACTGTGAATGCCGGCATCGTATTAGTCATAAAAGTCATTTGTGCTTCACAAAATTCCTCAAGCGTTTGATCCTCGGCGAGGAAGGCACGATTAATAAGAATAGTGTATTCATTATCTTCTTGATCGAAGAATCTTAATACGTTAACTGTCTGGTCAAATGCGGGCATCTCTGTTAAAAGTGTGCCTTCATAAAGAATGTAATTCAATTTGTTTTTATTCATAGAAATATCTTACTCATTATTGATATGTTGATTTAATGGGATTGGAATCAGATCCACTCGCCTGTTTTTTCTACGACCTTCTTCAGTTTCATTATTTGCTATGGGATCAGTGTCGCCGACGCCTTTTATTTTAAATTTGCTTATCGGCATAGTGGTGTTTTTGAGCAGCCAGTCTCTGACTACAAGTGCTCTTTTTTCCGAGAGATGCATATTAATCTTATGCGTACCGGTATTATCTGAATGTCCAACGATCATAAAATCGACTTCAGGATTATTAATAATTATAGTGACTAATTTTCTTAAGTACTGGTCACTGTCTTTGTCGAATTCCGTACTACCGGAAGAAAACAAGTTCACCGATCCTGCTAAGGAAAAGAGCGAACTCTGATAATCACCAATAAATTTCTCAAGGTCTGCCATTATTTTATCACATTGTGAAAGTCTCAATAACCGCAGAATTTTTTCGGCAACACAGCCATACCGCTCATCGTGATACCTCAATAATGTATTGAACGCGTTTTGCTTATCCTGTATCTGAGAACTTTCGATCTGTACAAACTTTTCAAGATTATTTCTCACCTCAATCAGATGTCTTGCTTGCCAAATGGTTGTTGTTGTTAAAAAAAATGCACTCAGAAGCGCAGTAACCACGATAAAGATCTTTGGCCATTTTCTTCTGTATCGCGGTTTTTCAACTGTGGCGTAAAAGGTTGTTATTTCACGTTGACACAGGACATCGGGGCGCTGTGGAAGACTCATTTTTGAAGCAAGACCTGGATAGATTTTAAATCTGTTTGCTATCCAGTTTGCCCATGCACCATGCTGGGTAAAGCCCTCACTGTAGTCAGAAATCATTACTCCTGTCAGCTTTAGCGGCGTCTTGTTGAAAAGTGATTGTAAGGATCTCATCACATTGGTATTGCGCATCCACAGCTGCATGGCATCGACCATAGCGAAGCGCTGAAGCGCGTAATATCCATACCACTGGCTATGTTGTTCAGGCATCGCGTTTAGTCGGGTAATTTCCTGGTCGATTTCAATTTTCTTTGTTGCATTAATATCAAATGTTCCAAGCCATATCGCCCGTTCGGGATCGTTAACGAATCTCTGCTGGCTTAATTGTGCATATATACCAAATATACACTGAAGCGATTCAGATAACGGGCATGCATTGAAAGCTGCCTGCCAGTCAGCAATAAGCTTGAGCGTTAATTCACTACTTGCCTGACCATCTGGAAGAAAGGGGAAAAATGCCAGGACAGCGATTTCCGAACGAGGAAGTCCAAGTCGCTTCAGCTGATTTTTGATATCATCAGCATCCGGAGCCAGAACCCAACGCATTTTTTCATCTTGATCATGCTCAATTCCACATTGAAGATGAAGAAACCATTTCCGGGCATAAGGGCCTGTGATTAAAATGATGACAGGTCTTTTTTTTGCATCAGGTGAGCAGGTAAAATATGAATCATTATTCACAATGGTGGTCGTGGACATTAGTAAAGGCCATCCAGATATTTTACGCAGAAAACCCATAAAGATATTAAGAGAAAAAATATCATACCAGTTTGCCAAATAAAGGGATCGCTCCAACGTCTTACAGGTAAAGGAGGAATCTGAATAACATCCTTATCTGGTGTATCCTCTTCTCTTTCTGGAATAGTTTTAATTTCTGGTGAATAGTTTAAAAGGAGTGAAGTAATTTTCTCATTTTCTCCCAGAGAGTTTTTGACCAGCAGAAGCAAACGGCAAGCATAATTGAAAATTTCCCCTTTACTCTTTGATAGAATATTTTCGATTCTCTCATCTAATGAGATAACCTTGTTATCATAACCATAGAAGTGATAAACTAATGAATTTCTTTCCCATGAAATATCATTGACCTTAAGTTTCAGGGAAATGTGCTCATCAAGATACCTGCATATAATATGACATAATTCATCACTCAATTGCTCACATTGTCCCTCTGAAATCAGCTCTTTGCTGAATTGATCAATCAGGCTAATCAATTTGAGCTGGAACTCTGAAAGAGAGGGGATAACGCCATTAAAAGATAGCAGTGTGTCTATAAATACCACGCGGTTGAAATATATATCGCTTTTCACCACGCTATCTCCATGATTTCTCCCCATCCCTGATCGGAAAGATACGGGCTGATTCTGACGACGCTGGGTTTCAATTCAGGTGATGTAATAAAATTTAATTTAATTTTTATCTCTTCCTTGTTTTTTTCATTCAATGCTTTTTTTATTTCTTCTTTTTGTAAAACTTTTCTTTCGAGAAGGTTATTGCTATTACAGTAAACACCAATATGCAGTTTTGAAATTTTTTCAAAAACATCGCTGATTTTGTCCTTGGGTACAGTGATCAGTTTTTTATTCGCGTTGATGAGATCTTTTCGCCAGTCTTCTTTATCATCGTCAAAATAAGAGCAGCGCTCTTTACTCACGACTTCTGGCCTCACACAACAACGCCTGAAGTCTACTCCCGCGATTTTTTCGTACTCTCCTAATGAGCGTTTTTCACCAAGAGAATAGAGGGCATTACTGTCAGATTCAGCTTCATCATTTTTTAGTAATATCTTGATCTTTTCTTTTGACTTACGGTCCCTGTCCCACCATACTTTATCAACTGAACCGACTTTTTTAGCATCATCACTGTGATCGGACCAGATCTTAGGATGGTCGTCTCTGCCATAAAAATGCCAGAGCAAAATTTCATGCGGATGCCATATATCATAGCCATGTGTGAATGCACGAGCAGCCATCGATATTTCTTCACCCTCGAAAAATATTTGAGGATCGTTCGGGACATCAATAACAAAAGAACCCTCGGAAAAAATAAAACCTCCAGCCAGATAACTTCCCCTAATCGGTGTACTGGATTCAAAACCAACAGAAGAGAGTTGTAATATACCTTCGCTGGAAAAATTACGATAAACCAGTCGACTGGTAAAAGTCTCTTTTGCACTTTCCTTACCTGGCTGGTAGCCCGGAGGATACGTTGACAGTACAGGGCTTTCACATTTTTCTTTTAGCTGTGTGTGTAGGGTAACCATTTTTTCATCCCAGTCCTTAATAAAGCGGCAGTGGGAGTCAATTTGTAGAAAATAGTCTTCTCCTTGATAAAGCTGCTCGCAATTTTTTCTGGCCCAGCACGCCCCTTCACTTAGAAAGTAGTGAATACTTAATACTGATATTTGCGTGTTCAGATAATCTAAAATGTACAAGTTATGGTTTTCATGTTTATTTTCCTCGACCAGAGTCATCCCGTTGTCCAGGAAATGATTGATATCATTATTATCCTGCCAGCAAATAACTATATTGATAGTATATAATCCTGAAGACATCGCTATCATGTCATGCAGCGTCGGGATAAGTTCAGCATCGCGATAGCTTGCGATGCTTACGAAAATACTCTGCTTCAAATCCATATGACGCATATCATCCTTAGATAATGAGAGATTAATTTAGCTGCAATAAAATCTCTGCGCTTGCGGTAAACTTGCCATGCTGTGGTCTTGTTTTACCTGAGCCAGTATTGACGAGTTTTGCTATCCAGTTAAACTGCGCAGCAACTCCGCTGGCAACCGTGTCGGATTTTTCAAGTGTAGTGCCATTTAAGATCATCAGGCTGCCGCTACTGTTATATATTTCAATACCCAACTGATTGTCACTGTTACCGCTTGCATCTGTGACCCGAATATATTTACTGTCAGTGGAGCTTGTCGATGATGAAATAGAGGCCTGTGCTGAATAGGTACCGTAATCTGTTTTGCAGGTAAGTCCAAAATCAAGCGGTTTTTCAACACCACCGCTCTTAAG from Erwinia tracheiphila harbors:
- a CDS encoding GlcNAc-transferase family protein — translated: MRHMDLKQSIFVSIASYRDAELIPTLHDMIAMSSGLYTINIVICWQDNNDINHFLDNGMTLVEENKHENHNLYILDYLNTQISVLSIHYFLSEGACWARKNCEQLYQGEDYFLQIDSHCRFIKDWDEKMVTLHTQLKEKCESPVLSTYPPGYQPGKESAKETFTSRLVYRNFSSEGILQLSSVGFESSTPIRGSYLAGGFIFSEGSFVIDVPNDPQIFFEGEEISMAARAFTHGYDIWHPHEILLWHFYGRDDHPKIWSDHSDDAKKVGSVDKVWWDRDRKSKEKIKILLKNDEAESDSNALYSLGEKRSLGEYEKIAGVDFRRCCVRPEVVSKERCSYFDDDKEDWRKDLINANKKLITVPKDKISDVFEKISKLHIGVYCNSNNLLERKVLQKEEIKKALNEKNKEEIKIKLNFITSPELKPSVVRISPYLSDQGWGEIMEIAW
- a CDS encoding DotU family type IV/VI secretion system protein; this translates as MVKSDIYFNRVVFIDTLLSFNGVIPSLSEFQLKLISLIDQFSKELISEGQCEQLSDELCHIICRYLDEHISLKLKVNDISWERNSLVYHFYGYDNKVISLDERIENILSKSKGEIFNYACRLLLLVKNSLGENEKITSLLLNYSPEIKTIPEREEDTPDKDVIQIPPLPVRRWSDPFIWQTGMIFFLLISLWVFCVKYLDGLY
- a CDS encoding DcrB-related protein gives rise to the protein MNKNKLNYILYEGTLLTEMPAFDQTVNVLRFFDQEDNEYTILINRAFLAEDQTLEEFCEAQMTFMTNTMPAFTVEGKQLTSEIGPAKLPVVQIANSFYLDGKMMKQVQTMVALPYHPEINSTRRKVIIFTLNAEKNFTEYQRKHYVQLINSFDPEISPMNISS
- a CDS encoding helix-turn-helix transcriptional regulator, translating into MAIFHASNSVDRKVLKISIKSENCYYASGLMFLIKELNDEMDNVSPCIIADDVVENKNDMENIIVRDAMISINLRRNKRYWKNDTNTECLTAIHIPFICRQNAVPEIIAKLKKILIIASMGYSSLSCPEYYEMIGLKKFKQLSLTECKILLLVGKGYNIGYISRVLNRSEKTISNHCRNSIRKLGMLNRIEFYKYASFIARCNYKERGILCL
- a CDS encoding OmpA family protein → MSTTTIVNNDSYFTCSPDAKKRPVIILITGPYARKWFLHLQCGIEHDQDEKMRWVLAPDADDIKNQLKRLGLPRSEIAVLAFFPFLPDGQASSELTLKLIADWQAAFNACPLSESLQCIFGIYAQLSQQRFVNDPERAIWLGTFDINATKKIEIDQEITRLNAMPEQHSQWYGYYALQRFAMVDAMQLWMRNTNVMRSLQSLFNKTPLKLTGVMISDYSEGFTQHGAWANWIANRFKIYPGLASKMSLPQRPDVLCQREITTFYATVEKPRYRRKWPKIFIVVTALLSAFFLTTTTIWQARHLIEVRNNLEKFVQIESSQIQDKQNAFNTLLRYHDERYGCVAEKILRLLRLSQCDKIMADLEKFIGDYQSSLFSLAGSVNLFSSGSTEFDKDSDQYLRKLVTIIINNPEVDFMIVGHSDNTGTHKINMHLSEKRALVVRDWLLKNTTMPISKFKIKGVGDTDPIANNETEEGRRKNRRVDLIPIPLNQHINNE
- the bglB gene encoding beta-galactosidase BglB, which codes for MVVYPVKHSPLLRQPERFIERGELHQLIHKLVDNLVNITDETGEFLLRLDDGRVIDTKGWAGWEWTHGIGLYGIYQYYQHTGDDRLRQIIDSWFTDRFREGSTTRNVNTVCPFLTLACRYEETRDPRWLPYLESWADWIMHAMPRTDLEGLQHITLAEENHQQLWDDTLMMTVLPLAKIGKLLNRPHYIEEAKYQFLLHTQHLMDRETGLWFHGWTFDGHHNFARARWARGNSWLTIVIPEFLELLSLPEKDATRRFLQQVLDCQLAALEKCQDQSGLWHTLLDDPNSYLEASATAGFAFGMLKAARCHYADPHYVTVAEKALKGLISRINQDGELTQVSFGTGMGKDLEFYRQIPLTSMPYGQAMAILCLVEYLHAYL
- the kduD gene encoding 2-dehydro-3-deoxy-D-gluconate 5-dehydrogenase KduD gives rise to the protein MILNDFSLHGKVAIVTGCNTGLGKSMATGLAQAGCDIVALNRSDPVDTAAQITAMGRQFLSLKANLLQQNALPAMLEHAVKEMGHIDILVNNAGLIRREDAVNFNEQDWDDVMNVNIKTVFFLSQWVARQFIAQGKGGKIINIASMLSFQGGIRVPSYTASKSALIGLTRELANEWARYNINVNTLAPGYFSTNNTEMLRKDETRREEIVSRIPAGRWGQPDDLAGPAVFLASKASDYINGFTLAVDGGWLAR
- the adhP gene encoding alcohol dehydrogenase AdhP, whose amino-acid sequence is MKAAVVNKDHSIDVIDKQLRALAHGEALLKMECCGVCHTDLHVKNGDFGDRTGVILGHEGIGVVKEVGPGVTSLKAGDRASVAWFYQGCGHCEYCTSGNETLCRDVKNAGFTVDGGMAEECIVMADYAVKVPDGLDSVAASSVTCAGVTTYKAVKVSGIQPGKWIAIYGLGGLGNLALQYAKNVFNAKVIAIDVNDAQLRFAHEMGADLLINPAKEDAAKVIQEKTGGAHASVVTAVAKTAFNSAVDAMRAGGRVVAVGLPPESMSLNIPRLVLDGIQVVGSLVGTREDLAEAFQFAAEGKVVPKVTRRPIEDINTIFDEMLEGKIKGRMVIDFAMK
- a CDS encoding RpiB/LacA/LacB family sugar-phosphate isomerase → MNIALMMENSQAGKNALVLEQLNAVAKENGDAVFNVGMSDEQDHHLTYIHLGIMASILLNARAIDFVITGCGTGQGALLSLNIHPGVVCGYCIDPADAFLFAQINNGNALSLPFAKGFGWGAELNVRYIFEKAFTGRRGEGYPADRKEPQVRNAGLLNQVKSAVIKEDYLDSLSAIDPELIKTAVGGERFQQCLFTHGKESRITDWVKKRLEV
- a CDS encoding MFS transporter, producing the protein MTTRKPGMLNYLAYGSGDFLGAGTMALTSAWLLYFYTTFCGLSPIQATSIFAMARLVDGVASPLMGYLTDHFGATRPGKRFGRRKFFILIGIPLVFSYSLMWLGNMTYVYYLLTYLFFEVVYTSILVPYETLVPEMTDDFKEKTKFSGARIALAQLSAILAAFLPGILLSYFGKDNAQSFFYSSLVFSFICALVLTLVYLFTWERPAEKKSAAALADEQQKMTLGQSLHRLKIDLLSTLRIRIFRQHLGMYLGGYIAQDVFNAVFTYYVVFVLMQSATVASNLMGTMAILQFVAVIGMIPLCIRFGPAPSYRIVVVLFGLSAVSYGVLYYAGLSDVFSLLLLISAIAGLGRGGINYVPWNIYTYISDVDEVITGQRREGIFAGVMTLTRKASQAGAVMLVGIVMQLSGFVAGQSEQSTTVSHTILALLCGGTVLVLLAGFLISTRFKLNLQTHQVLRKETEKMRVAGNILPNEINPQARATVEMLTGMPYESLWGNNNIGFLNRHKPAAKKLCASVDRETEINASDDISRPGQL